The genomic region GCTGAAATACTTCCAAAGATGGAAGGTTCTGCCGTTCTTGAGCTTAAGGGAGATTCTGACAGTTTAAAGAGAGCTGTTAAGTTTCTCAAGGGAATCAACGTAAAGGTTAGACCTCTTGAGCTTGACATATTCAGGGAAGATGAAAAGTGTATTCACTGCGGTGCGTGTATAGCACCGTGTCCGACGAACGCTTTTTACCTTGATCCTGTAACGTTTAGGGTTGAGTTTGACAAGACAAAGTGTGTTGGTTGCGGCCACTGTATTCCTGCCTGTCCGACGCGCATAATCTACTCGCCGGAGTTTTAGGAGGAGAGGGTGTTTCAGATACTTCTTGTGATGCTACTTCTTTTGATAGTTATGCTGTTTCTTTTCAGTCTGAAGATATATTTTATGCTTGATGGATTTTCACATAAGCTTATGGAGATAGACGCCAGACTTTTAAAGATAGAAAAAGAATATTTTGAACTTAAGGCAAAGGTGGACCACATGGATACCAGTTTTAAGATGACAATGCAGAAATTAAATAGCTTGTTTAGGAGTGATAAATGAAGGACTTTATCTCTATGCTTGACATTACTAAAGAGGAACTTGCAGAACTTCTTGAGGCTACGGCAGTTATAAAAGAGAAACAGAAGAAAGGAGAAGTTTTTCAACCGTTAAAGGGAAAAACGGTTGCTTTAATATTTGAGAAGCCTTCAACAAGGACCAGAGTTTCTTTTGAAGTTGGCGTTTTCCAGCTTGGAGGACACGGCGTTTACATGGATACGAAAGGTTCTCAGCTGGGTAGAGGAGAACCGCTTAAAGATACAGCAAGAGTCCTCTCAAGGTACGTTGACGGTATCGTTATCAGGACGTTTGGTCAGGACAGAGTCGTAGAGATAGCAAGGTATTCAAAGGTTCCTGTTATTAACGCCCTTACCGACGAGGAACATCCGTGTCAGGTGGTTGCCGACCTATTTACCATAAAAGAGTATTTAAGAGAGCTTAAAGGTCTAAAAGTTGCTTACCTTGGTGATGGTAACAACATGTGCAACTCCTGGCTTATTGGTGCTGCTATGACAGGAATAAACTTTTACGCTGCAACGCCTGAAGGTTATGAGCCACTGCCGTTTTACATTGAAAAGGCAAAAGAGATAGCCAGGAGCACCGGTTCGGAGATAGTTGTGACTCATAATCCTCTGGAAGCAGTTAAGGATGCTGATGTTGTCTATACCGACGTCTGGGCAAGCATGGGACAGGAAGAAGAGGCAGAAAAGAGGAAAAGATTATTTATGCCTTATCAGGTGAACATGAAGCTTTTGAAGCATGCAAAACCTGATGTTCTCTTTATGCATTGTCTTCCAGCCCACAGAGATGAGGAAGTTACAGATGAGGTTATAGAGAGTTGCCGTTCAATTGTCTGGGATCAGGCTGAAAACAGATTGCATGCCCAGAAGGCGCTTCTTACAAAGCTGATAAAGTGAGGGAGGAATAGATATGTCAAAAGAACTTATTGTAAGGGTTAAAAGCCCTGAAGATAAAACCGTTGTTACAACAGCCCTTGAGTCTGGTGTTTTTGCCCTGCTGCTTGAAAACGGTGGCAGTGAGAAGATAAAGAAACTTGCAAGGGTTAAAACAATTGCACCTGATGGAGATTACAGGTTAGGTGAGGATTTTATCGTTGTTGAGATAAAGAACAAGCAGGATGAGGAACTGGCGGCGAAGTATCTAAAGCAGGGAAAGAACGTTATTGTTAAAACAACCGACTGGACGATTATCCCTATAGAAAACCTTCTTGCCCAGGGTGACAACCTGTACGCGTGGGTGAGAAACGCAGAAGAAGCCAAAACTGCCATAACAATTCTTGAAAAAGGGACGAAGGGTGTTGTTCTTGACACCGAGGACATAAACGAGATTAAGAAGACCGGTGAAGTTATAAGGCTTGCCGGTGAGAGTGTTAACCTTAAAACGGCAACAATTAAAAAGATAACACCTATAGGAATGTGTGATAGGGTGTGCATAGATACGGCTTCTCTCATGGAAAGGGGAGAAGGAGCGTTAGTTGGCAACTCTTCTGCCGGTATGTTTCTTGTTCATGCCGAAACAGAGTCCAACCCTTACGTTGCAGCAAGACCCTTCAGGGTAAATGCAGGTGCTGTTCACATGTACGTCAGATTGCCCGGCGGAAAGACAAAGTACCTTTCAGAGATAAAGAGCGGCGACGAGATTATGATTTACAACTATAAAGGCGAAGGAAGAGTAGCTTACGTTGGAAGGGCTAAAGTTGAAAGAAGGCCTATGCTTTTAGTAGAGGCTGAAACAGAAGACGGCAAAAAGGTTGCTGGAATCCTTCAAAATGCTGAAACAATCAGACTTACAACGCCTGAAGGTAATCCAATATCCGTTGTTGAGTTAAAACCGGGAGATAAAGTTCTTGTTTATACTGAAAAGCCCGGAAGACATTTCGGAATGAAGGTTGAAGAGACAATCATAGAAAAATGATAAGCGGAGGCGAAAGATGGACAGCTATTTCAGAGAGTTTCTTGCAGATATTCCCGATTCAGGACTTGGAGAAGATAGAATATGTGATGTTTTCGTTCAGAGGGTTTACGATGACCCTACAAAGGCTACAAGCTTTAAGTGGGCCGTTTCCATTATGAGGTTTAAGGGTAACGACCTTGAAGAGGCAAAAACCCTTGCAACGTTCGTAAACTATAAACTTGCCCTTGATTTTGGCAAGAAGGTAAAGGAGGCTTTTGAGAAAAAAGGGTATGAGACATATCTCAAGGGAGAGGTTGGAGAATGAGATTTCTTGTTACCGGCGGTGCAGGATTTATAGGTTCAAACCTTGCCTTCGAACTTAAGAAACGGTATCCGGATGCGGAAGTTGTTATTCTTGACAACTTTTCTTCAGGTCATTTTAAAAATCTTATAGGTTTTGACGGCGAAATAATAACCGGTTCAATTACCGATGACAATGTTATTGAAGAGATAGAAAAGAGAAACTTTGATGCTATCTTTCATCAGGCGGCAAATGTTGACACGACAGACCACAGACAGAAAGAAATGATGGAAACAAACTGTGAGGCTTTTAAAAAGATTCTGAATGCCGCCTTGAAAACGAAAGCTTCCGTCATTTACGCTTCTTCTGCCGCCGTTTACGGAAATGGCGATGTTCCCATGAAGGTTCATCAACCTCTTTTCCCTGAAAATGTTTACGGTTTTTCAAAATATGCGATGGATATGTTTACCTGCAAGTTTATGAAAGAGCATCCGCAGATGCACGTTGTGGGTCTCAGATATTTCAATGTTTACGGTCCCCGTGAGACGTTCAAAGGGAAAATGGCAAGCATGATTTTAAAGTTAACCGTTCAGATAATGAAGGGGAAAAGACCGAGGCTTTTCAAATGGGGAGAGCAGAAGAGAGACTTTGTCTATGTTATGGATTGTGTTGAAGCCAACATAAAGGCTTATGAAAGTTTTAAAAACGGTATCTTAAACGTTGGAACAGGCAGAGCCAGAAGCTTTAACGAAGTTGTTGACGTTATCAAAAAAACTCTGGGTGTGGACATTGAAACGGAATACTTTGACAATCCCTATGACTTTTATCAGAACTATACGGAAGCTGATTTGACCAATACAAAAGAAATACTTGGCTGGACACCTCAGGTTCAGATAGAAGAAGGCATCCCTGCATACATAGACTGGATTAGAGAAAACGTGAACATCAATAAACTTGATTTTTAGGCGGAGGGCTAATCCGCCTCTTTTTCTTCATTTTCATCCGGCAGAGATTCCTTTATTTCAAACAGTTCATCAGCTTTTCTGATTACGATTTCGGCTATCCTTGGATCAAAGTGCGTTCCGGCCTCTTCTTCTAAAAGTTTGATAACTTTTTCTTTTTGCCAGGCAGGTTTATAGGGCCTTTTTGATATTAGTGCATCAAATACATCAACAGCAGCAGCTATTCGACCGTAAATGGATATTTCCTCTCCCTTCTTTCCGTAAGGGTATCCAGTTCCGTCAAATTTTTCGTGGTGCTCAAGGGCTATGAGAGCAGCTATCTGCAGTAACCGGCTTTTGCTTCCTTTTAGAATATTGAAACCTATTATCGTGTGCTTTTCCATAATTTTTCTTTCTTCTTCCGTTAACTTTCCCGGCTTGAGTAATATTCTGTCAGGTATCCCTATCTTTCCTATGTCATGCATTTGCGTGGCTAAAAAGAGTATGTTTATTTCATCATCGTCAAATCCAAGCTCTCTTCCCACAACCTTTGCGTATAGACCTGTCCTTAAAATATGGTTTTTTGTTTCTTTGTCTTTGTATTCAGCAGCATGTGAAAGTTTTAAGACGGTTTCTTTGTAGGCGTCGTTAAGTTCCGCGTACAGGTTCGTGTTTTCTATGGCCGAAGCCGCATATCCGCTTAAGAGTGTCAACATATCTTCGTCTTCTTCAGAAAAGTTACCATATAATTTGTTGATTGCCTGAAATACTCCAATCACTTCACCTTTTCGATTCAGGAGGGGTACGGCGAGAATGTTTCTCGTTCTGTATCCCGTTTTTTTGTCAATGCTTTTCTCAAACCTATAGTCGCTGTATGCGTCGTTAACGATGAGGGATT from Desulfurobacterium sp. TC5-1 harbors:
- the argF gene encoding ornithine carbamoyltransferase, whose translation is MKDFISMLDITKEELAELLEATAVIKEKQKKGEVFQPLKGKTVALIFEKPSTRTRVSFEVGVFQLGGHGVYMDTKGSQLGRGEPLKDTARVLSRYVDGIVIRTFGQDRVVEIARYSKVPVINALTDEEHPCQVVADLFTIKEYLRELKGLKVAYLGDGNNMCNSWLIGAAMTGINFYAATPEGYEPLPFYIEKAKEIARSTGSEIVVTHNPLEAVKDADVVYTDVWASMGQEEEAEKRKRLFMPYQVNMKLLKHAKPDVLFMHCLPAHRDEEVTDEVIESCRSIVWDQAENRLHAQKALLTKLIK
- a CDS encoding HD domain-containing phosphohydrolase, whose amino-acid sequence is MAADKKLQILLTFAEKITREKDLHKLLSLLSDVARDILDVDRCSLFLADPENKILWTIVAHGVERIEIPWDKGIVGWTFQHGKSLIVNDAYSDYRFEKSIDKKTGYRTRNILAVPLLNRKGEVIGVFQAINKLYGNFSEEDEDMLTLLSGYAASAIENTNLYAELNDAYKETVLKLSHAAEYKDKETKNHILRTGLYAKVVGRELGFDDDEINILFLATQMHDIGKIGIPDRILLKPGKLTEEERKIMEKHTIIGFNILKGSKSRLLQIAALIALEHHEKFDGTGYPYGKKGEEISIYGRIAAAVDVFDALISKRPYKPAWQKEKVIKLLEEEAGTHFDPRIAEIVIRKADELFEIKESLPDENEEKEAD
- the rfaD gene encoding ADP-glyceromanno-heptose 6-epimerase, which gives rise to MRFLVTGGAGFIGSNLAFELKKRYPDAEVVILDNFSSGHFKNLIGFDGEIITGSITDDNVIEEIEKRNFDAIFHQAANVDTTDHRQKEMMETNCEAFKKILNAALKTKASVIYASSAAVYGNGDVPMKVHQPLFPENVYGFSKYAMDMFTCKFMKEHPQMHVVGLRYFNVYGPRETFKGKMASMILKLTVQIMKGKRPRLFKWGEQKRDFVYVMDCVEANIKAYESFKNGILNVGTGRARSFNEVVDVIKKTLGVDIETEYFDNPYDFYQNYTEADLTNTKEILGWTPQVQIEEGIPAYIDWIRENVNINKLDF
- a CDS encoding NIL domain-containing protein, which translates into the protein MKESSVKLVLTFPKETWDKPVIYKLVKDYDLVVNILRAEILPKMEGSAVLELKGDSDSLKRAVKFLKGINVKVRPLELDIFREDEKCIHCGACIAPCPTNAFYLDPVTFRVEFDKTKCVGCGHCIPACPTRIIYSPEF
- a CDS encoding 3-dehydroquinate synthase II; this translates as MSKELIVRVKSPEDKTVVTTALESGVFALLLENGGSEKIKKLARVKTIAPDGDYRLGEDFIVVEIKNKQDEELAAKYLKQGKNVIVKTTDWTIIPIENLLAQGDNLYAWVRNAEEAKTAITILEKGTKGVVLDTEDINEIKKTGEVIRLAGESVNLKTATIKKITPIGMCDRVCIDTASLMERGEGALVGNSSAGMFLVHAETESNPYVAARPFRVNAGAVHMYVRLPGGKTKYLSEIKSGDEIMIYNYKGEGRVAYVGRAKVERRPMLLVEAETEDGKKVAGILQNAETIRLTTPEGNPISVVELKPGDKVLVYTEKPGRHFGMKVEETIIEK